A window of the Salvelinus sp. IW2-2015 unplaced genomic scaffold, ASM291031v2 Un_scaffold415, whole genome shotgun sequence genome harbors these coding sequences:
- the LOC139023912 gene encoding uncharacterized protein, producing HGSGHGAGLYAAPGLGTSAEEGSGHGAELAAAPGLGTGAEEGSGHGAELAAVPGLGIGAEEGSGLGAGLDAMPGLGPNAEEGSGLGAGLDAVPGLGTGAEEGSGLGAGLDPVPGLGTGAEEGSGHRVGLDAVPGSSGPLTVAGGSGPWTVVGGSGLWTVAGGSEPWTVAGGSGL from the coding sequence ACCACGGATCCGGCCATGGAGCCGGGTTGTACGCCGCGCCTGGACTGGGCACTAGcgccgaggaaggctccggccatggagctgagttggCCGCCGCACCCGGACTGGGCACTGGCGCCGAGGAAGGCTCTggccatggagctgagttggccgccgtgcctggactgggcatcggcgcagaggaaggctccggccttggagctggactggacgccatgcCCGGACTGGGCCCCAACGCAGAGGAAGgatccggccttggagcgggactggacgccgtgcctggactgggcaccggcgcagaggaaggctccggccttggagcgggactggaccctgtgcctggactgggcaccggcgccgaAGAAGGCTCCGGACATAGAgtaggactggacgccgtgcctggaagctccggaccgctgaccgtcgctggaggttccggaccgtggaccgtcgtgggaggttccggactgtggaccgttgcGGGAGGTTCTgaaccgtggaccgtcgcaggaggttccggactgtga